From one Mycolicibacterium sp. HK-90 genomic stretch:
- a CDS encoding MBL fold metallo-hydrolase codes for MSLDNLSHLGSRGVDELVPSRYAVQVGDIEVLVISDGVLPITASTLATNAESTKLAGWLGDNFLPPEVVDWPLNVVVVRSGDQTILVDAGLGLEFPDFPRAGQTVQRLEAAGVDLGSVTDVVLTHMHMDHVGGLITDGVKEKLRPDLRVHAATAEAEFWEAPDFSQTVMPQPIPDVLRRVASQFLDDYRGQLRTFENEYEVAPGVLISRTGGHTPGHSVVRLASGGEGLTFAGDAVFQVGFDNPEWHNGFEHDPEESVRVRVDLLTELAATGEALVATHLPFPSVCRVAVAGDAFRCVPDVWDY; via the coding sequence ATGAGCTTGGACAATCTTTCACACCTCGGTAGCCGGGGCGTCGACGAATTGGTTCCGTCGCGCTACGCCGTACAGGTCGGTGATATCGAGGTGCTGGTGATCAGCGATGGGGTGCTGCCCATCACCGCATCGACACTGGCCACCAATGCCGAGTCGACCAAACTGGCAGGCTGGTTGGGCGATAACTTCCTGCCGCCCGAGGTGGTCGATTGGCCGCTGAACGTGGTGGTGGTACGCAGCGGGGACCAGACGATCCTTGTCGATGCCGGCCTGGGTCTGGAGTTCCCGGACTTCCCGCGGGCGGGGCAGACCGTCCAACGCCTCGAAGCTGCCGGTGTCGATCTGGGGTCCGTGACCGACGTGGTACTCACCCACATGCACATGGACCACGTTGGCGGGTTGATCACTGACGGGGTCAAGGAAAAGCTGCGTCCGGACCTGCGAGTCCACGCTGCGACCGCAGAGGCCGAGTTCTGGGAGGCGCCCGACTTCTCCCAAACCGTGATGCCGCAGCCCATTCCGGACGTGCTTCGCAGAGTCGCCTCGCAATTCCTGGACGACTACCGCGGCCAACTGCGGACATTCGAAAACGAGTATGAGGTGGCACCGGGGGTCCTCATCTCCCGCACCGGCGGCCACACACCCGGCCACAGCGTGGTCCGCTTGGCGTCCGGCGGTGAGGGGCTGACGTTCGCCGGCGACGCCGTGTTCCAGGTCGGCTTCGACAATCCCGAGTGGCACAACGGCTTTGAACATGATCCCGAAGAATCCGTCCGAGTCCGGGTCGATCTGCTGACCGAGCTGGCGGCGACGGGCGAGGCTCTGGTGGCCACCCACCTGCCCTTCCCGTCCGTCTGCAGAGTAGCCGTCGCCGGGGATGCCTTCCGGTGTGTGCCGGACGTCTGGGATTACTGA
- a CDS encoding diol dehydratase reactivase ATPase-like domain-containing protein, giving the protein MTIWAGIDIGNATTEVVLCRAGTELDVLASARTPTRGGKGSLRAVEGAAQLARRLADTHGLVIEQAAFAPTPPVHSSVERVKLETRRTGRLIIATRSAATTAGDSVGVGAPVPVEHLDTIAPGRPVVACATSDWGYQDVAGAVAAAVEQGRNVVAVLTENDEAVLVSNRLGLALPVVDDIDVRQLFSATLVAVEVRQGTAPLQRLTDPFWLADVFGLRDEERADARMIADQLFDSACAVVSLDDCRAVPATSGQRLPEPAALAHEEAGQAHVIHLADIAHQANSRRGSVAVDSLVRATMGGTDALPASADELEQALGAAVTHIESEAAAARVGALSTPGVTSDVVAVDVGGGTVDVVTDGARVVLPGAGQLLTTATACALDISRSAAEYAKRAEAVTAVTVQLIEDEHGRRQFLDKPINGRCTGWLLTPAPSGLLPFTSRMSGTEWRSWRLAAKRLVIGGNVMRGLKQVAPGATGVLLVGGGAGDDELVRAVSEQLGPEVSVGRGNVGAKLGHRFAVAYGLVVMATRQAGG; this is encoded by the coding sequence ATGACCATCTGGGCCGGCATCGATATCGGCAACGCCACCACCGAGGTCGTTCTGTGCCGGGCGGGAACCGAACTCGACGTGCTGGCCAGCGCACGCACACCGACCCGCGGCGGGAAAGGATCACTGCGTGCGGTCGAGGGCGCCGCGCAGTTGGCCCGACGGCTCGCCGATACCCACGGGTTGGTGATCGAACAGGCCGCGTTCGCCCCGACGCCGCCCGTTCATTCCTCCGTCGAACGGGTCAAGCTGGAGACCCGCCGCACCGGGCGACTCATCATCGCCACCCGCTCGGCGGCGACGACCGCCGGTGACTCGGTGGGCGTCGGTGCCCCCGTTCCGGTCGAACACCTCGACACGATCGCCCCGGGCCGGCCGGTCGTCGCCTGCGCGACCTCTGACTGGGGTTACCAGGACGTGGCCGGCGCGGTGGCCGCCGCGGTCGAGCAGGGCCGGAACGTCGTCGCGGTGCTGACCGAGAACGACGAGGCGGTGCTGGTGTCGAACCGGCTCGGGCTCGCCCTGCCGGTCGTCGACGACATCGATGTGCGGCAACTGTTTTCGGCGACACTGGTGGCGGTCGAGGTCCGTCAGGGGACGGCGCCGCTGCAGCGTTTGACCGACCCGTTCTGGCTCGCCGACGTCTTCGGTCTCCGTGACGAGGAACGAGCCGACGCGCGGATGATCGCGGACCAGCTGTTCGATAGTGCCTGTGCCGTCGTGTCCCTCGACGACTGCAGAGCGGTTCCCGCTACATCGGGACAGCGGCTACCCGAACCAGCCGCGCTGGCGCACGAGGAGGCCGGGCAGGCTCATGTGATCCACCTGGCCGACATTGCCCACCAGGCCAATTCGCGACGAGGATCGGTTGCGGTCGACAGTTTGGTGAGAGCCACCATGGGTGGCACGGACGCATTGCCTGCCTCCGCCGATGAGCTCGAGCAGGCACTCGGCGCCGCGGTGACACACATCGAATCGGAGGCTGCTGCCGCCCGCGTCGGCGCGTTGAGCACTCCGGGCGTCACCTCTGACGTCGTGGCCGTCGACGTGGGAGGAGGCACCGTCGACGTCGTGACCGATGGTGCCCGTGTCGTGCTACCGGGCGCCGGCCAGCTGCTCACCACCGCCACGGCCTGCGCGCTCGACATCTCAAGAAGCGCAGCGGAGTACGCGAAGCGGGCCGAGGCCGTCACCGCCGTGACGGTCCAGCTCATCGAGGACGAGCATGGCCGGCGCCAGTTTCTCGACAAGCCGATCAACGGGCGATGCACCGGCTGGCTCCTGACCCCGGCTCCCAGTGGGCTACTGCCGTTCACATCGCGGATGTCCGGAACCGAGTGGCGTAGTTGGCGACTCGCGGCCAAGCGGCTGGTGATCGGCGGCAACGTGATGAGGGGTCTGAAGCAGGTGGCACCCGGGGCAACCGGCGTTCTGCTGGTCGGTGGCGGAGCCGGCGACGACGAATTGGTCCGGGCGGTCAGCGAACAACTAGGACCTGAGGTCAGCGTCGGGCGGGGCAACGTGGGCGCGAAACTGGGGCATCGCTTTGCGGTGGCATACGGGCTGGTCGTCATGGCGACGCGGCAGGCAGGTGGATGA
- a CDS encoding diol dehydratase small subunit, with protein sequence MTVEAARSGDLALDDIRISRETLLAQAGTAERTGSVQLAMNLRRAAEMTALSAEDMLSAYEALRPGRSTFPELMDLAERLAEQDAPICAGFVREAAGVYRRRGLLR encoded by the coding sequence GTGACCGTCGAGGCTGCCCGCAGCGGCGACCTGGCCCTCGATGACATCCGGATCAGTCGGGAAACCCTGCTGGCACAGGCGGGTACCGCCGAACGCACCGGGTCGGTGCAGCTGGCGATGAATCTGCGACGGGCGGCCGAGATGACCGCCCTGAGCGCCGAGGACATGTTGTCGGCATACGAGGCGCTGCGGCCGGGACGGTCCACATTTCCCGAGCTCATGGATCTTGCCGAGCGACTGGCCGAGCAGGACGCCCCGATCTGCGCCGGCTTCGTCCGCGAGGCCGCCGGCGTCTACCGGCGGCGCGGCCTGCTGCGATGA
- a CDS encoding DinB family protein produces the protein MGTNRITAGSERTLLENMLDRNREALIETARGLSDEDARRRLVASLTTPISLLKHAAAAERIWFQRFWADLDKSECDGYSERDEGTFAVGDDESLADVIAEFERASRRSREISSRFDLDDTKDNPREGTVSMRWTLLAMIEEFARHAGHGDILREQIDNTIPPVTDGISRSAPF, from the coding sequence ATGGGCACCAACAGAATCACCGCCGGATCCGAGCGAACCCTCCTCGAGAACATGTTGGATCGCAACCGCGAGGCGCTCATCGAAACCGCCCGCGGCCTGTCTGACGAGGACGCGCGCCGACGACTCGTGGCGTCGTTGACGACACCCATCTCGTTGCTCAAACATGCCGCCGCCGCGGAACGGATCTGGTTCCAACGCTTTTGGGCGGATCTCGACAAGTCCGAATGCGACGGATACTCCGAGCGTGACGAGGGCACGTTCGCCGTCGGCGACGACGAGTCGCTTGCCGACGTCATCGCCGAGTTCGAGCGCGCGAGCCGGCGGTCACGCGAGATCTCCTCCCGCTTCGATCTTGATGACACCAAGGACAATCCGCGCGAAGGTACGGTCAGCATGCGCTGGACGCTGCTCGCGATGATCGAAGAGTTCGCCCGCCATGCGGGCCACGGTGACATCCTCCGCGAACAGATTGACAACACCATTCCCCCGGTCACGGACGGGATCAGCCGATCGGCACCTTTTTGA